The Puntigrus tetrazona isolate hp1 chromosome 3, ASM1883169v1, whole genome shotgun sequence nucleotide sequence CACATTATTATACTCCATCTGAGAGTTTTTACAAAAGACATCTATAAATCAGGTGTTTATACAATAACCTTCACTGTAtctataataatcatttataagtGTTTATTCAGAGCACATTTCTGAATGTAAAACTCACAGTCAGTTTAGACACTGCATCTCCAAGGTCTTCCTTCTTCTTTTCGCTCTCATTGAAGCGAGTCTGAAGGTCAGCAAGCTGGGTTtccacctttttcttcttctgttccACATCCTGCTTGGCATTACTCAGTGAGCGAAGGTCTCCATTCAAGTTTACAACTTCCTTCTCTAAGGCCTGTTTTGCCTTCTCCAGATTGACTTTGGCCTGTATTTCAGGTTTGGGTTaggaaatgtaaatttatttcatattaatcaTTTCACAAGATATTACTtatgaggtaaaaaaaatgctgatgttATTATTACTGATGGTATCATTACTGATGCTAATGTTGTTTAAGCACTGCCAATGTTTAAGCAGGTTTCTTACCCGCTTGGTTTGCTCTAATTGTTCACCAAGTTCATTTACAGACTgagcatgtttttgtttcatctcATTCACTTGAGCCTCGTGGCTTCTGCCTTCGTCTTCTATCAACTTCTTCAGCATTGTCACCTCCTGCTCTCTTTTAGCTCTGTCCAAAAAAGAGGCTAAGACTAACATCTACTCTACCACATTGCATGTAAAtggtaaaaagtaataaattactATTTGAAAGTTACACATTTAAGTAATCACCGTAGCTCTTGTTGTGCTGCTGTGGTATCTAGTGAATCTTCCAGTTCAGTTCTTAGTGCAGACAGCTCTTCTTCCAGCTCCTTTTTGGCCTTTTCTGACTTCCTACAAGTCTCCCGCTCAGCTTCGAGCTCATCTTGAAGCTCTAAGACAAGCCCGTCCATTTCCTGTATCTTTCTCAGAGCATTGCTCTTCTGAGCTGATTCTTTTTCTATGCTGGTCAATATACAGATGATCTGGTTACAATTTACAATGAGCAGGGAAACAATGTATTTGAACAGTCGTGTGAGTAACAATGTACCATGCCTGAAGCTCCTGTATCTCCACTTCACTTCTGGCTTGTTGTGTCTTGAATTCTTCTATCTGGGTCTGTGTGTCCTTTAGTTGTTCCTGTACATCATTATACTCAGTCTCCAGTTTACGTTTAGCTTTCTCGACATCCTGCTTACTTTTCTCTTCCTTCTTCATTCGAACtgcacagacaaacagaaataGGAAACGCTTTGATGAATTTACTTATTATTTGATatctaaattaatttagttagGATTCAAGTTATTTTCAACTATAGACAATTCTATACTATAAAACCCAAAGTCATAATGAAAAAACCTTCAAGATCTGAAATCATAGATTCATGTTTAGCCTTCAGTTTAGTTAAGTTTTTGGAtttctcttcctcctcagcAAGGTTGGAGCAAAAGTCAGCTAACCGCTCCTCCAGCTGTTGCTTCTCCTAAACACACAGAAGCAGCAGCCACATTACTCAGATCTGATATTCATTTTTCACATATAATGATGagataaaaactatataaacctTTTGCAACTTGCTGTTTTGATCTTCCACGACAAAAAGATCTTCCTCGAGTTTCTTAATCTTCCCATCTGTAGCCCCACTTTCCAGTTGAAGCTTCTGCCTGGCATTTTCTTCTTCTACTAAATGTTTCTCTAAATCCTGCACAAAACAACAGGACAGTTTTCTTATTTACCATTTTCCAAATCTTATGCTTTGACAATGagagcaagagaaaaaaatacagtaaaattacagttaGCAATTTAAAGTGTCAATATTGTTCCACTTAGTCTGTTATAAGTGATCACCGCTCAACCTTGAGTTGTTGTTGCAGATTCGCTTTCTCTTGCTGAAAGACCTGGCTtcgctcctcctcctcctcgagTCGAGCCTCCATGTCGTGCagcacttcctccagctcttgcTTCTTGGCCTCCAGCCGTATCCTCACTTCCTCAGACTCTGCATACAACTCTGCCTCCTCTTGTAGTTTTGACTGTAGCTGGTTTCTTTCCTCTACCACCTGCACTCCAGGAAATATGAGTGTATTAATAGTGAATCAGTATGAATGAGTGCACCATTGTAGTTAAGTTTGGATGTAGTTCTGCTCTTGTACCtggttgtgtttctgtgtgatcTCCTTAAGTTCAGTTTCAGATTTCTGGGCAATTTCTTTGGCTTTCTGAAGCTCCTCCTCCTTTTGATTCATCTCCTCTTCTTGCCGAGTCACTTGAAGCAGAGGTTTTACCTAAACAGAAACATAAATGGATTACAAAATGgccacatttatattttaaatctacAGTACATGGATAATTTGTAGTTCTGTCACGACAACTCTGAGAGGGTTTATCATAGTAATGCACATGAcaatttgaatgtgttttgtatttctgCTATGCTACTTCTACGGCAGACCAAGTACCAAGACTTGCTACTGCCAATACATCAATAacatgctgctgtgagcatTTAAGAAATACTTCTGCTGcacaaataatacataaacTAACCTCCATATACTGTAGTAAACCCAAATCACCCCATAGCAGATATATACAGGGGGAGCTGGGGAAGGAGTAGGGTTACTGAAGAACTGCCACAGCAAGTACTAGTCAAGTATTTGAATGTTGATTAATGAGCTCATTGATTCTTTTCACAtcagcagccaatcagctgcGCCATGTAATGGTTTCATTATGTCACATTGAGTTTGACCTATCAGAGTGTGCCATCAAGAGTTTCATGTAAAAACTCTGGATTTGTGTTTAGAACTTACTTTAGTGAAAAGTCTCCACCACTGCCAGTTCTTGAGTGTCAGATAAACAGCACAGTTTCTTTGAATCACTTTCATGGCTGTCAGCTGCTTTTGTTTCTTGCTGAATGCCCTGGAAATTTTAAGATGTTTAAATAGAGTAGCTTACTTCTGGTCTTTAGCCACAATAAAACTACAGTTGCAGCAAGAAGCTATATAGGTAGATGGTATACAGAACTCACTTTCTGCTAAGAAAGCCACGGGCCTGGGCCTGGAAGGCAATTATGATATCAGTCAGTTTCAGGTCACGTTCTTCCTCCAGCTGTGCCAATACTCCTGTGCGGAAAAATATCTTGCTCAGACCAATCCGGTACAGGTTGGGGTCCAAGTCTAGATGTTTGATCTGATGTTTAAaaagaagggagaaaaaaaatgctaaaaaaaattgcatcattGTCAGTACAgtgtaagtatatatattttgctcaAACTCACCATAAGTGTACAGGCTTGTTTTCCATCCATGAATCCTTTAGGAATAGCCCCAGCAGCAAGGATCTCATAGCTTGGAAATAATCGGAGATTGAAATTAGTATTCTGGCCAGTTAGAAACATCCAAATCTACAAACTCTGAAATGATCCAGCATGTTTCAGAAATGACTCACCGCTGGCGAAACTCGTGAAAGACGATGCGATTGGGAAAGCCCTGACGACAGATGCGGATCCCTTCCAGTACACCATTACATCGCAGCTGCTCGAGAACCAGGTGGGCAGCTATCTTGCCAGCCTAAGGACAAAAGCAGTGAATTTTTGCTCTATTTTAGTACTGCTTttactatagtttttttttaaattcatgtttaaATCCCATATAACAGATGTAAAACCTGCTCTTGTCTACCTTTTGGAAAAGGCATCTTAGATGTACTactaaatacagaaattaattgctatattttgatatttgcatACCCTTTTTTCATGGTTGGGAATTATGCAGCGTACAAAGTTTGGTTGAGTGTTATGGAGCGTTGTCATGAGCTTGCCAAGAGACTCTTTGTACAGCTGTCCTACAGTGCGGAACATGCCTTTCTTGGACTTGGAAGCAGTTGGAGCTGCGCTATCAGACTTAGCCATTTTAGCCATAGTTTCCAAACCCACCACGCGATCCACTGTGAGAACACAggaatttttttcaaaatacatttttcaaaatacccgttgcatttaaaataaggaataaggagaaaaataaaagctttcttCATCTGGCATAAATTACTGTCTTTCTGCTCATACTTAAGCAAACAgtgttattatttacattttttcatgacAAAAACCTACCATCTTTCCAGATGTCCTGAACAAAAGCACTGGAAGAGTTACACAGCAGGGCTGTGACATTGTCATTGAGGGGGTCCATGTTTTTAGTTAACCAAGATGTTGCATTATAATCCAcctaaatcaaattaaattattattattattattattattattattattattatagcaatcatatatttttttctcataatgaTCTCATGTTAAGTACCTTACTTTGCAACGGTTCAACTTTTAAGTTTAACAAATTTTTCATTaactgtgtaaatattttaaatatatatattttctgactTTCGAATACCTTGCCAGCATAGTGTTGCACAGTGAAGAAAGTCTTCTCCTTTAGATTCTTAGGTTTAGAGAATTTGCAGTGGCTtgagtgagtgtttgtgagttttTCGACAAAGGAAATGTCCGTTGCCTTTGGAAACCAGCACTCCTCGTCCAGCAGAGCTAAGATACCTGGAGGATTGTTCTGTAAGAGAAATGCCACGACTGAGTGACTTAGTCAAAATAGTCTCAGTAAAGATTATCAAATACTATTAGACTTAATATGTACGAACTGGTCTTTCAATGAGCTCAATGCAGGGTTGGAGGTCCAGGCCAAAATCAATAAAGCTCCACTCAATGCCTTCCTTTTTGTACTCCTCTTGCTCCAGGATGAACATAGTGTGGTTGAAGAGCTGTTGCAGTTTCTCATTGGTGTAGTTGATGCACAGCTGCTCAAATGAGTTATCCtgcaagaaagacaaaaaaggaGAGCCTTGATTTTGAAAGTTGACATTTGGATTTTATAATCTATTAATAAAGAATTTTGGCCTCACCTCAAAAATCTCAAACCCAGCGATGTCTAAGATGCCTAGAAAAGAGGCTCCCTGACGCTTTGTCTTATCTAAAGCCTTGTTGACACGTGCCAAGATCCAGCGAAACAGACGGTCATACATAGCCTTGGCCAAGGCTTCAACTGCGAAGTCAGCCTGATAAATGgacatattacatatacaaaCTGATATATACAGTATTCAACTTTTggagtggatcaaaacctttcatcacaGTTGGTCAAGAACAATACCTGTTCTTTTCTTAGTACAACATTTTTGATCTACTTcaaaatgttgactactgtatgtacagtacaaattaaaaataatggatATGCAGCTGTATGGGATAGTGTGGTAATGCACCTGTTCTTTGGTCTGTGCCTTCTGTACCAGCTCTCGGCCTACTTTGATGCGAGGAGTGAGAATAGCTTTGGTGAAGTCAGTCACATTAATCCCCTGCAGATGGCACACTTTTTGTGCAGCTGGTGGATGCATTTATCACAACATAGTATCATTTTGATTTAGTCAGATAGTTCAGTATAAGTGCAACATCACAGATGAATCCCTCTGGACTGATTGTTTACCCGTGTTGTCTGGCATACTGGCCTGCTCCTGGTTTTTCTCTGCTTTGAACTCAATGTTCCCCAGTTGCAGCACAGTAGAACATAATTTCAACAtgcctaaaaaaaacaaaacacttcatgTAAAGCAGCACAAAAAGATAGGACATTAAGTTGTAAAACCAATCgttgttttgttaaataccAATTCTTTCCTCCTCATTGAAGCCCAGGACCTCCATGGCTTCCAGAGTCTCTTCAAACATCTCATCATCTTGTTGGTTTTGTACCTGCACATGCCCAGCCACCAGGAAACGGTAGTTACCAAAATCCTCTAGCAAGAGCTCATCTGTGGAAGAGAATGACTGCTAGTGGTAACGAGTCTAAAACTGTctactaaaactaataaactcTCTGTCCTCACCCACCTCGCATGTTGTCTTTGGCTCCAGCCACCATGTAGTAGAAGATGTGAAAGGATCTCTCGATTTTGGCCTGTCGGATACATCGAGACTTTTCCAGGAGGTCTGGATTAATTAAGTCATTAAGATGAAAATGAGTGTGCTTGGCTAAATTGTTCTAACTAATTAGGATATAAAACTGTTCGGATGGAAAGATTTATTAGGATACAGGTTTCGATGTTTGCTCCAACAATGTAGCCAGTGTTGTCAAAATTGAGTTTAATAAATTTACCCTGGGaaggaaaaacagcaaaagttTTGACACTAAtgttaattatgataataatgataatgagcAAATATTCAGTGACAAAGTAAACATTTAACTCACGAATCTTGAGGAATTATCGTTTTTGATGGTCTTTGCATTGCCAAATGCCTCCAGAATAGGATTGGCCTGCAGGAGCTGCTTCTCTAGCTCACCCTAAACAAATGTGGACAGAACAAATGTTATTCATTGTGATTCAATGCAGTCCAACTGTAAACTAAAATCTCTTTTAGTGTACTTGACATATTATAGCTtagcatatattaaaataaaggccATACAGGGTTTAGCCATCCATGAATGACATGTAAAATGCCGCACATTTATATATCCAAAAATGTATGACAATAAGCTTATGTACTCACATATGCTAACTGGGGTCCTTTTTGTTGCTAAACAGGGGTAAATAATAAACTGATTAAAACGATACATTagttaaaattgaaaaagtGCAGAGAATGACTTAAGTTCACTATTAATGCACTGTACCAtgcatgtaatatttaaatatatcttgtTTAATACTGAAACATTTATATCCCATTATAAACACGTGATTGTTATTCTAATCGAACACTATGCTGTTATCAAAACCATAACAGTAATAAGGGCATGCAAAAACTGTTATTCTAAGAGATACTGTATGatatcttttaaaaactttgaaCTCACAGATCCAGCATCTCTCTTCCCTTTGTGTGATGATGCCACAACTGCAAGGTACTGGATGACTTTTTTGGTGTTTTCCGTTTTTCCTGCTCCCGACTCGCCACtattaaacacacattaaacaatGCTGCCATAATCATTTGCATTAGAATTTACATGCCAGGCTGCTTAGCACGTTTAATGATATAgtgcatataaatgtatat carries:
- the myh11b gene encoding myosin-11 isoform X1, with the protein product MTKQPENEDSSKFLFLDNDFKNSGVAQADWSTKKMVWIPSEKEGFQSASIKEETGNEVVVELDNGQKMTISKDEIQKMNPPKFNKVEDMAALTCLNEASVLHNLKERYFSGLIYTYSGLFCVVVNPYKLLPIYSEKIIEMYKGKKRHEVPPHIYAVTDNAYRNMLQEREDQSILCTGESGAGKTENTKKVIQYLAVVASSHKGKRDAGSQQKGPQLAYGELEKQLLQANPILEAFGNAKTIKNDNSSRFGKFIKLNFDNTGYIVGANIETYLLEKSRCIRQAKIERSFHIFYYMVAGAKDNMRDELLLEDFGNYRFLVAGHVQVQNQQDDEMFEETLEAMEVLGFNEEERIGMLKLCSTVLQLGNIEFKAEKNQEQASMPDNTAAQKVCHLQGINVTDFTKAILTPRIKVGRELVQKAQTKEQADFAVEALAKAMYDRLFRWILARVNKALDKTKRQGASFLGILDIAGFEIFEDNSFEQLCINYTNEKLQQLFNHTMFILEQEEYKKEGIEWSFIDFGLDLQPCIELIERPNNPPGILALLDEECWFPKATDISFVEKLTNTHSSHCKFSKPKNLKEKTFFTVQHYAGKVDYNATSWLTKNMDPLNDNVTALLCNSSSAFVQDIWKDVDRVVGLETMAKMAKSDSAAPTASKSKKGMFRTVGQLYKESLGKLMTTLHNTQPNFVRCIIPNHEKRAGKIAAHLVLEQLRCNGVLEGIRICRQGFPNRIVFHEFRQRYEILAAGAIPKGFMDGKQACTLMIKHLDLDPNLYRIGLSKIFFRTGVLAQLEEERDLKLTDIIIAFQAQARGFLSRKAFSKKQKQLTAMKVIQRNCAVYLTLKNWQWWRLFTKVKPLLQVTRQEEEMNQKEEELQKAKEIAQKSETELKEITQKHNQVVEERNQLQSKLQEEAELYAESEEVRIRLEAKKQELEEVLHDMEARLEEEEERSQVFQQEKANLQQQLKDLEKHLVEEENARQKLQLESGATDGKIKKLEEDLFVVEDQNSKLQKEKQQLEERLADFCSNLAEEEEKSKNLTKLKAKHESMISDLEVRMKKEEKSKQDVEKAKRKLETEYNDVQEQLKDTQTQIEEFKTQQARSEVEIQELQACIEKESAQKSNALRKIQEMDGLVLELQDELEAERETCRKSEKAKKELEEELSALRTELEDSLDTTAAQQELRAKREQEVTMLKKLIEDEGRSHEAQVNEMKQKHAQSVNELGEQLEQTKRAKVNLEKAKQALEKEVVNLNGDLRSLSNAKQDVEQKKKKVETQLADLQTRFNESEKKKEDLGDAVSKLTMEYNNVNSILNEAESKNIKLSKDVTSLNSQLQDTQELLADETRQKLNFSTRLRQMEDERNSLLEQIEEEAEARRNVERQASSLTTQLSDTKKKLEEHSSNFQMLEESKRRLQRDLEATVGEFEEKAAAYDKLEKIKNHLQQELEDVLMELDNQRQLVSNLEKKQRKFDQMLADEKTISSKYAQERDCAEAEAREKETKCLALTRAFEESQASLRELEKLNKTLRTEMEDLISSKDDVGRNVHELEKAKHGLEAQVEEMTIQMDELEDELQTAEDAKLHLEVNMQALKVQFQRDLQVREEQNEEKRKQLLKQVRELETELEDEQKMRTSLAAAKKKLEGDLQDFEDQVDAISRARDEAFKQLRKTQAQMKDSQRELEDVRASHKEVVSEARESERKARAMEAEILHLQEELSIAERARKQAERERDEIAGDMASGSFGKSGVSDERRRLEAKIQQLEEELDEEQANTEMLSERLRRSVQEVDQLTSELHVERSNAQRMESGWQQMERQNKELRAKLLETEGQVKSKQRASVTALETKLQQMEDQVDHESRERQAIAKAMRLKDKKLKELMIQVEDERKQTEQFKDQAEKSNLRARQLKLQVEESDEESQRATAARRKLQKELNEATEANDALIREVSSLRSKLRRGSDSSFSSPLRRSGGGSFRRTRRSMMETSEVPEDEDPATPVHQLEETQIEPINGTKDEN
- the myh11b gene encoding myosin-11 isoform X2, whose product is MTKQPENEDSSKFLFLDNDFKNSGVAQADWSTKKMVWIPSEKEGFQSASIKEETGNEVVVELDNGQKMTISKDEIQKMNPPKFNKVEDMAALTCLNEASVLHNLKERYFSGLIYTYSGLFCVVVNPYKLLPIYSEKIIEMYKGKKRHEVPPHIYAVTDNAYRNMLQEREDQSILCTGESGAGKTENTKKVIQYLAVVASSHKGKRDAGSQQKGPQLAYGELEKQLLQANPILEAFGNAKTIKNDNSSRFGKFIKLNFDNTGYIVGANIETYLLEKSRCIRQAKIERSFHIFYYMVAGAKDNMRDELLLEDFGNYRFLVAGHVQVQNQQDDEMFEETLEAMEVLGFNEEERIGMLKLCSTVLQLGNIEFKAEKNQEQASMPDNTAAQKVCHLQGINVTDFTKAILTPRIKVGRELVQKAQTKEQADFAVEALAKAMYDRLFRWILARVNKALDKTKRQGASFLGILDIAGFEIFEDNSFEQLCINYTNEKLQQLFNHTMFILEQEEYKKEGIEWSFIDFGLDLQPCIELIERPNNPPGILALLDEECWFPKATDISFVEKLTNTHSSHCKFSKPKNLKEKTFFTVQHYAGKVDYNATSWLTKNMDPLNDNVTALLCNSSSAFVQDIWKDVDRVVGLETMAKMAKSDSAAPTASKSKKGMFRTVGQLYKESLGKLMTTLHNTQPNFVRCIIPNHEKRAGKIAAHLVLEQLRCNGVLEGIRICRQGFPNRIVFHEFRQRYEILAAGAIPKGFMDGKQACTLMIKHLDLDPNLYRIGLSKIFFRTGVLAQLEEERDLKLTDIIIAFQAQARGFLSRKAFSKKQKQLTAMKVIQRNCAVYLTLKNWQWWRLFTKVKPLLQVTRQEEEMNQKEEELQKAKEIAQKSETELKEITQKHNQVVEERNQLQSKLQEEAELYAESEEVRIRLEAKKQELEEVLHDMEARLEEEEERSQVFQQEKANLQQQLKDLEKHLVEEENARQKLQLESGATDGKIKKLEEDLFVVEDQNSKLQKEKQQLEERLADFCSNLAEEEEKSKNLTKLKAKHESMISDLEVRMKKEEKSKQDVEKAKRKLETEYNDVQEQLKDTQTQIEEFKTQQARSEVEIQELQACIEKESAQKSNALRKIQEMDGLVLELQDELEAERETCRKSEKAKKELEEELSALRTELEDSLDTTAAQQELRAKREQEVTMLKKLIEDEGRSHEAQVNEMKQKHAQSVNELGEQLEQTKRAKVNLEKAKQALEKEVVNLNGDLRSLSNAKQDVEQKKKKVETQLADLQTRFNESEKKKEDLGDAVSKLTMEYNNVNSILNEAESKNIKLSKDVTSLNSQLQDTQELLADETRQKLNFSTRLRQMEDERNSLLEQIEEEAEARRNVERQASSLTTQLSDTKKKLEEHSSNFQMLEESKRRLQRDLEATVGEFEEKAAAYDKLEKIKNHLQQELEDVLMELDNQRQLVSNLEKKQRKFDQMLADEKTISSKYAQERDCAEAEAREKETKCLALTRAFEESQASLRELEKLNKTLRTEMEDLISSKDDVGRNVHELEKAKHGLEAQVEEMTIQMDELEDELQTAEDAKLHLEVNMQALKVQFQRDLQVREEQNEEKRKQLLKQVRELETELEDEQKMRTSLAAAKKKLEGDLQDFEDQVDAISRARDEAFKQLRKTQAQMKDSQRELEDVRASHKEVVSEARESERKARAMEAEILHLQEELSIAERARKQAERERDEIAGDMASGSFGKSGVSDERRRLEAKIQQLEEELDEEQANTEMLSERLRRSVQEVDQLTSELHVERSNAQRMESGWQQMERQNKELRAKLLETEGQVKSKQRASVTALETKLQQMEDQVDHESRERQAIAKAMRLKDKKLKELMIQVEDERKQTEQFKDQAEKSNLRARQLKLQVEESDEESQRATAARRKLQKELNEATEANDALIREVSSLRSKLRLFSSNPFL